The nucleotide sequence AGAACAGCGCTCGCTCCTTAAACGTCCCCTTATCTAATCCTAATTCCAATAGTGCTCCGCACCGTTTGGCCCCCTCCTGAGCCTGTTTGAGTACGCTTTGATCTAAGGTCTGAGTATCGAAACTTGCCAGCTCAGTGAACACCACTTCTGTGGTCTTAGATAAGCCGAATGCTTGTTCTGATACCTTAATGCTTTGCGCAGCCGTACTTTCTAGCGATTCACGTATCTGACCTACAGAGTCTGAGATCTCATGGGTGGTATTGGTCGACTCTTTGAGTGCCTCCTCCATCTGGCTCAATGAGTCGGCTGATTGCGCTACCGATAAGGAGATTTGGTTAAAGCTTACATCTAGCCTTGCCATCACATCTACCGTTTGAGAAGTTCGGCTCACGACTTGCTCCATCAAAGCCGAAGTACGATCAGTTTCATCGCTGACCTCAAGCAGCATTTTAGCTATGTCACTGGTTGCTTGTGCCGTTTTACCTGCCAGATTGCGAACCTCATCGGCAACCACAGCAAAACCACGGCCCTGCTCACCTGCCCGTGCCGCTTCGATCGCCGCATTAAGCGCCAATAAGTTGGTTTGCTCAGCCACTGAATTAATCAATTCTGTAATATTTTGAATACTTTGTGCTTTCTCTTTTAATGACTGAACTTGACTAGCCGCGGTATTAATATCCAAGCTCAAAGATTCTATTGTATTAACGCCCACTTCAGCTTGAGCGCGCCCCTCAACACTGAAACGTTCAGCATCTTGCGCCTGCTGTAAAATGCGCGCCGCATTGTCACTTAGCTCACCAGTCGTCACACTTAACTCTTCTGCAGCCACTGAGATCTGACTGGCACTCTGGCCATTTTTATCAATAGAAAGATTGAGTCCGTCAATGAAGTGAGAGACTTCTGCCGCACCTATCGCAATCTTACTGGTGTGCAGACTTATCTGTTTAGCTGCCCTGTTAACCCGCTCAGTTTCAGCGGTTTGAAGTTGAGTACTCTCTACTTGATGTTCTCGACGATCTGCCCAGTGAAAACTCCCCCAGATACTCAAGGTGCCAACGAGGGCAATAAGCAAACTAGATAAACCTACATTTAACTGCCAAGGCACGCTTTCTAGCAGTAAACTACTAAGTAAAATAGTAAGGAAAATAGCAATTACTCGGTTTAATTTTAGATTTTTCTTTATTTGTTTAGCCATAGTTCACCAAGAGTTTTGCTCACTATCCATCAGCGTTGATAAAGAGATCAACACTCATTTATTGTCATCTCTTATAGTGTGCAAATTTTCATCTATTGGGGATTAGACTTTAGTCGCCTCTAACCAAAGCATCAAAAAATGGTGACTTTGACACAAAACAGGCTTTTTAAGCAATGAGCATCCATAGGTATTTAACTTTGTCAGGATAACTGACTAAGCTTAAATCGTTTGATAACAGCCAATTATATTTACAAACTACCATATCGCCACACCTTCATTGGTTAATGAAATGTAATGTTTCTTTCTTCTTAGTTATAAAGTAGTATAAATATTACTTATTAAATTAATTCCCCTCCTCGGATAAGAGATAGAGATGATGAAGTTTTTGTTACCCTTAGCGCTATTGATTGGTTGTAGCGTTTTTACTACCGACAGTGGAGCTGTACAGACTATCAAATTATCCCCTACGGCAGATGACATGACACCTGTGGTGCGTAAGGCACTGGCAGCAGTAAAGGATGATGAGTTAAAAATTGTATTTGAAGAAGGGATATATACTTTTTTACCTGATTATGCAGAATCTGGTTATAGGGTGATAACCAATCACGGTAATGGCGTAAAAAAAGTGATTTTCTCTCTAGAAGATTTCTCCTCAGTTGAAATTGAAGGTAATGGTGCAGAGCTAGTTTTTCATGGTCAAGTCGCCCCTTTTCAGTTTTACCGTAATAACAAAGTTTCAGTCAGTAACTTGTCTGTTGATTGGGATACGCCTTTTACCTTTACAGCTGAGGTAGTTGCAGTGAATCGTAAACAAGGCTGGTTGGATGTTAAACCTTTGCCAGGTATGAGTTTTAAGCTGGCTGGACAGAAAATCCTTTTCCCTAATATCGATGGTTTTAATTATCAATATTTAGGTTCAACCCTGTTTTTTGAGCCTGAGAAAAAGAAAGTGGTGCACGGCGCCTGGGATATTCACAGTAAACCCAGCAAAGTGGAAAAACGCACTGATGGTGTGCTGCGAATTAATGAAAAACTGAAATATTATCCACCAGTAGGCTCATGGTGGACATCAAAAGGGGATCGACACAACGACCGTTATGCTCCCGCTTTTCAAGTTCGCAATTCAAAAAATATACGCTTTAAAGATGTGGTGGTTCATCACGCATTAGGGATGGGATTTTTATTTGAACGCTCTGAAAACATTAAATTAATATCAAGTGGCGTCTATCTGCGAGATAAAGAAAACGGTAACCGAGTTATATCCTCCACTGCCGATGCGACTCATTTTGCCAACTGTAAGGGCGATATACTGATTGAAGACAGTCGTTTTGAAAACATGCTCGATGACGGTGTTAACGTACATGGTACCTATGTTGTTGTCGATGACTTGCTTGATAGCCATACGCTACGAGTAGAGCTCAAACATTTTGAACAACAAGGTTTTCAATTTGCTGTACCAGGGGATGAAGTGTGGTTTATTCACCAGCCCGATGTTCATCGCCGTACGGTGAATGAAGTGAGCGCCGTTGATACAATTAATGAGCAATATATACAGCTGACATTTAAAAAACCTTTACCCGCTCAACTCAAGACTGGCGATTTACTCGAGAACAAAACATGGAACCCGACATTCACTCTGCGCGATAGCTATATTGGCGATCATAGAGCCAGAAGTATTGTATTAAAAACCCCGAAGAAAGTGTTAATAGAAAATAATCACTTCTATTCCATGATGTCCTGTATTTTCTTTCGTGGGGAAAGTTTTTACTGGTATGAATCAGGGGCTGTTAACGATGTCACTATTCGTCAAAATAATTTTAATAACTGCGCTCACTCAGCTAAAGAACATGCGGTTGTCTACATCACTCCACGTTTGGGAAAAACCTTTGATGACACTCTATATTTCGACAGCAACATTCGTTTTGAAGACAACAATGTCACCACCTTTGATAATCGAATTATATGGGCCGACAGAGTAAACGGTCTAGTGATAAAAGGTAATACAATCACTAAGACCAAGGATGCTATGACCCCCTCTTTGCATGCCGATGCGCCAGTATTTGAATTTACCAATAGCAAGAATGTAGAGTTGATAAATAATCATTACTCCGGTGACATAGAAGAACTGCTCAAAACCGATGATGCCTCCCGTGCAACCCTTAAAAATGATGATTCGATTATCGAGAATTAACCATATCACTGTGATAACGAAATCCCACACCTCACTGTTTCGGATTTCATTCAAAAAACGCAGCCATCTGGCTGCGTCTCCTATTAACTATCTCATTTTCTGTTTCTGTTGCTAGTCTGAAGACTAGTCACCAAAGTCATCTAACAAGATATTTTCTTCTTCCACGCCGAAGCTTTCAAGCATGCTGATCACGGAGGAGTTCATGATCGGAGGTCCACACATGTAGAACTCACAATCTTCTGGTGCCTTGTGATTCTTAAGGTAATTCTCAAACAGCACATTATGGATAAAGCCAGTGTATCCAGTCCAATTATCTTCCGGAAGCGGCTCCGACAAGGCCACGTGCCAAACAAAGTTATCATTTTCAGCAGCCAACTTATCAAAATCTTCCTGATAGAATACTTCACGAGTTGATCGCGCACCGTACCAGAAGCTCATCTTACGCTTAGTCTTCTCACCTTTAAGTTGGTTAAAGATATGAGAACGCATAGGCGCCATACCCGCACCACCACCAACAAAGATCATCTCGGCATCGGTTTCTTTAACGAAAAACTCGCCAAATGGGCCAGAAATAGTGACCTTATCACCCGCTTTTAAATTAAAGATATAGGATGACATCTTGCCCGGTGGCAGTCCTTCCGATGGAGGCGTAGCAATACGCACGTTGAGCATGATGCGACCTTTCTCATCTGGGTAGTTCGCCATTGAGTAAGCACGCAATACATCTTCATCGACTCTTGAGACCAACTTAAACAGATCATACTTATCCCAGTCACCACGGTACTCTTCAGGGATATCAAAATCACTGTAGTTCACCTGATGCGCCGGCGCTTCGATCTGAATATAACCCCCAGCTTTAAACTTGACATCTTCGCCTTCAGGTAGTTTCAGTAGCAACTCTTTAATAAAAGTGGCCTTGTTATCGTTTGAGATAACCTCACATTGCCACTTCTTCACGCCGAAGATCTCATCCTCTACTTCAAGTTCCATGTCCGTTTTCACGGCAACCTGACACGCCAAACGACAGCCCTCTTTGGCCTCTTTCTTAGTAATATGATCGCGCTCTGTCGGCAAAATATCACCACCGCCAGATTTAACGATAACGCGGCACTGACCACATGTACCACCGCCACCACAGGCCGATGGGATAAAGATCTCCTTGTTTGCAAGTGCACCTAATAACTTATCACCCGCCGACGTAGTAATGCTTTTTTCATCGTCATCATTGATGCGAATCGTGACATCTCCCGTGGAGACCAGTTTACTTTTGGCGAATAAAATCACCATAACCAACACACTCACAACGAACGTGAACATGCCGATACCAATTGCCATTTCCATCGAATCTACCTTTTCTATCATTCGTATTCTTTAAGCCATGCTCTCTATAACAGGAGTTATCAATAAGAGAGAGTGACTTAAATAGAAATACCTGAGAAAGCCATAAAACCTAGTGCCATCAAGCCCGTCGTGATAAAGACAATGCCTATCCCTTGTAAGCCTTCAGGAATCGCATGAAACTTCATTCGTTCACGCAAGCCTGCCAGCATCACAATGGCCATTGCCCAACCAAAACCAGACCCCGCGGCAAACACCACCGACTCACCTAAGTTGTAATCACGGTTAGCCATGAAAATAACACCGGCGAAGATGGCGCAGTTTACGGTCAGTAGTGGTAAGAAGATCCCTAATGAGTCGTAGAGACTTGGGATGTACTTATCCAAAAACATCTCCAGAATCTGTACCAGCGCAGCTATCACACCGATAAAAGTAATCAACTGTAGGTAGCTCAGATTCAGCTCAGGATATCCAGCCCAAGCCAGTGCGCCAGGCGCAAGTACATTGGCGTAGATGATTTGGTTAATCGGTACTGCAATCATCATCACTGCGATAACGGCCACACCTAAACCAAAGGAGGTTGACACCTTCTTAGATACGGCAAGAAAGGTACACATGCCCATAAAGAAAGACAGCGCCATGTTGTCGATAAAGGCTGCTTGAATAAACAGATTAATGTAATGTTCCATATATCTTCCTTAACCTCGTTTACGTTGGATAACGTTAATGGACCAGATCATTAATCCAATGAGGAAAAACGC is from Shewanella sp. MTB7 and encodes:
- a CDS encoding methyl-accepting chemotaxis protein, whose amino-acid sequence is MAKQIKKNLKLNRVIAIFLTILLSSLLLESVPWQLNVGLSSLLIALVGTLSIWGSFHWADRREHQVESTQLQTAETERVNRAAKQISLHTSKIAIGAAEVSHFIDGLNLSIDKNGQSASQISVAAEELSVTTGELSDNAARILQQAQDAERFSVEGRAQAEVGVNTIESLSLDINTAASQVQSLKEKAQSIQNITELINSVAEQTNLLALNAAIEAARAGEQGRGFAVVADEVRNLAGKTAQATSDIAKMLLEVSDETDRTSALMEQVVSRTSQTVDVMARLDVSFNQISLSVAQSADSLSQMEEALKESTNTTHEISDSVGQIRESLESTAAQSIKVSEQAFGLSKTTEVVFTELASFDTQTLDQSVLKQAQEGAKRCGALLELGLDKGTFKERALFSPHYQPIANTKPVKYRTEFDAYTDLHFPGIQEPILGIHKEIVYAGCVDMKGYFPTHNLCFSRKLTGRVEIDVVNNRTKRLFDDPTGIRCGQHTQAVLLQTYKRDTGEVMHDLSVPIFVKGKHWGGFRVGFKAV
- a CDS encoding alpha-1,3-galactosidase-related protein; its protein translation is MMKFLLPLALLIGCSVFTTDSGAVQTIKLSPTADDMTPVVRKALAAVKDDELKIVFEEGIYTFLPDYAESGYRVITNHGNGVKKVIFSLEDFSSVEIEGNGAELVFHGQVAPFQFYRNNKVSVSNLSVDWDTPFTFTAEVVAVNRKQGWLDVKPLPGMSFKLAGQKILFPNIDGFNYQYLGSTLFFEPEKKKVVHGAWDIHSKPSKVEKRTDGVLRINEKLKYYPPVGSWWTSKGDRHNDRYAPAFQVRNSKNIRFKDVVVHHALGMGFLFERSENIKLISSGVYLRDKENGNRVISSTADATHFANCKGDILIEDSRFENMLDDGVNVHGTYVVVDDLLDSHTLRVELKHFEQQGFQFAVPGDEVWFIHQPDVHRRTVNEVSAVDTINEQYIQLTFKKPLPAQLKTGDLLENKTWNPTFTLRDSYIGDHRARSIVLKTPKKVLIENNHFYSMMSCIFFRGESFYWYESGAVNDVTIRQNNFNNCAHSAKEHAVVYITPRLGKTFDDTLYFDSNIRFEDNNVTTFDNRIIWADRVNGLVIKGNTITKTKDAMTPSLHADAPVFEFTNSKNVELINNHYSGDIEELLKTDDASRATLKNDDSIIEN
- the nqrF gene encoding NADH:ubiquinone reductase (Na(+)-transporting) subunit F — encoded protein: MEMAIGIGMFTFVVSVLVMVILFAKSKLVSTGDVTIRINDDDEKSITTSAGDKLLGALANKEIFIPSACGGGGTCGQCRVIVKSGGGDILPTERDHITKKEAKEGCRLACQVAVKTDMELEVEDEIFGVKKWQCEVISNDNKATFIKELLLKLPEGEDVKFKAGGYIQIEAPAHQVNYSDFDIPEEYRGDWDKYDLFKLVSRVDEDVLRAYSMANYPDEKGRIMLNVRIATPPSEGLPPGKMSSYIFNLKAGDKVTISGPFGEFFVKETDAEMIFVGGGAGMAPMRSHIFNQLKGEKTKRKMSFWYGARSTREVFYQEDFDKLAAENDNFVWHVALSEPLPEDNWTGYTGFIHNVLFENYLKNHKAPEDCEFYMCGPPIMNSSVISMLESFGVEEENILLDDFGD
- the nqrE gene encoding NADH:ubiquinone reductase (Na(+)-transporting) subunit E, whose amino-acid sequence is MEHYINLFIQAAFIDNMALSFFMGMCTFLAVSKKVSTSFGLGVAVIAVMMIAVPINQIIYANVLAPGALAWAGYPELNLSYLQLITFIGVIAALVQILEMFLDKYIPSLYDSLGIFLPLLTVNCAIFAGVIFMANRDYNLGESVVFAAGSGFGWAMAIVMLAGLRERMKFHAIPEGLQGIGIVFITTGLMALGFMAFSGISI